A segment of the Oceanivirga salmonicida genome:
TTGCTGGAACTTTTTTTCTTCTATCAATTTTTACGTTTAAACAATCTTTCTTATCTACTTCAAACTCTAACCAAGTCCCTTTATATGGTATTATTTTACCTATAAAGATATCTTTACCTGTTTGCATATCTAATTCTTTATTAAAAGTAATCCCTGGTGCTCTATGTAATTGAGAAACTACAACTCTTTCTGCCCCATTAATTATAAATGTTGCTTTATCTGTCATTAAAGGAATTTCACCAAAATGAACCAATGATTCTTGTATTTCACCAGTTTTATTATTTATTAATCTAAGCATTACCTTTAATTGCCCCGAATAAGTTTTCCCTCTTTTTTTACATTCAAGCTCATCATTTAAAGGTGCTTCACTATCATGTAATTCATAATATTGATACTCTAATTTTAAAGTACCATTACCAGATTCAATAGGAAATATTTCTCTAAATATTGCCTCAAATCCTTTATCTTCTCTTTGAAAAGGATCAACTTTCGATTGTAAAAATTCCTCATAAGAATTTAATTGGAATTCTAAAAAATTAGGCATTTGCCCTCTATCTTTTATCTTACCAAAACTGTATCTGTTTATCAGTTTAGTCATTTATTATCCTCCTATAAATGATTTTATAAAAATTATTTAAAACTAAAAATTTTTGAATTTTCGAATTTTTTTGAAATGCACAAAAGACACTCCACAATCGTAGAGTGTCTAGAATATTAAAATTTACTTAACTTCTACTGTTGCTCCAACAGCTTCTAATTTACCTTTAATTTCTTCAGCTTCTTCTTTAGAAACTCCTTCTTTAACTTTTGCACCGTTAGTTTCAACTAATTCTTTTGCTTCTTTTAATCCTAATCCTGTAATTGCTCTTACTTCTTTAATTACACCTATTTTGCTTGATCCAGCAGACATTAATATAACGTCAAATTCTGATTTTTCTTCAACTGCTGCTCCACCTGCTGCTCCTCCTGCTACTGCTACTGGTTGTGCTGAAACTCCAAATGTTTCTTCTATTGCTTCTACTACTTCTTTTAATTCTAAAACTGTCATTGCTTTTAAATCTTCTATAAATTGTTCTTTATTGAAAGCCATTCTATTTTCCTCCTATTTTTTATTTAAATATTTCCTAAGCTATTATGCTTCTTTTTGTTCTGCAACATTTGTCATTGCAACTGCTAACATACGAACTGGACTTAATAATCCATATGCAATCATACCTAACATTTCGTCTCTTGATGGTAGTTTTGCTAAAGCTTCTATTAATTCTTTATCAGCGATTTTTCCATCATAGAATCCACCTTTAATTTGAATTTTTTTATTTTCTTTTGCGAATTCATAAATTGTTTTTGAAGGCCCTACTGCATCTTCATAACCTACTGCAAAAGAAGTTGTTCCTTCCAATAAGTCACCAAAGTTTGGTTCAATCCCTAATTTTTTGAATGCTAATATTACTAATCTATTTTTAGCTACGAAATATTCTACATTATTTTCTCTAGCTGACTTTCTTAGCTTAGTATCTTGATTAACTGTTATTCCTTTGTAGTCTACAAATATAACAGCTTTAGCTCCTTCTAATTTAGACGCTAATCTTTCTACTTCATCTACCTTGTATTGTGCTGGCATATACATTTCACCTCCTAAATATTAAACAAAAAAACCTCTAGCCAGAGGTAAATATATATACATATAATTACTACCTCGGTAGGATTTACCTTTATACCTACTGTCTTTGGCTTGTTTTTCTTTTTACAGTGTATTTTACACTTTTAAATAGAATATGTCAAGTTTTTTTTATAATTTTCCTACTAATTTGTGAAAGCTCACCAAAAGTGAGCCCTTAATAGCTCATTTAATTTTTCGTAAAAGTTCATTAATTTGACCCATTTTTTGTGATATAAATATATTACAA
Coding sequences within it:
- the rplL gene encoding 50S ribosomal protein L7/L12 — protein: MAFNKEQFIEDLKAMTVLELKEVVEAIEETFGVSAQPVAVAGGAAGGAAVEEKSEFDVILMSAGSSKIGVIKEVRAITGLGLKEAKELVETNGAKVKEGVSKEEAEEIKGKLEAVGATVEVK
- the rplJ gene encoding 50S ribosomal protein L10, with the translated sequence MPAQYKVDEVERLASKLEGAKAVIFVDYKGITVNQDTKLRKSARENNVEYFVAKNRLVILAFKKLGIEPNFGDLLEGTTSFAVGYEDAVGPSKTIYEFAKENKKIQIKGGFYDGKIADKELIEALAKLPSRDEMLGMIAYGLLSPVRMLAVAMTNVAEQKEA